One window from the genome of Scatophagus argus isolate fScaArg1 chromosome 13, fScaArg1.pri, whole genome shotgun sequence encodes:
- the tmem70 gene encoding transmembrane protein 70, mitochondrial → MLSANTLCRLRLGIVSHSLNVTRSKAAFHGSRLTVYCVSVVSGNQLTLHDARRSLLNLNKKVQSHYLSIRGLSMATHSDDGNLIYTGNLGSAVRGLKLFSYSTSGVSLFLMPHILLKTGVGVQSIAVQAFCGGIGFFTFLTPILLHLVTKGYVIRLYHNPDRDTYTAITYSIFLTEKKSVFHQRQVRIPAVSKMFTTFYANHMGLLVNPDLFPIPHDYNHLMGYDKPFKFDTDNMNRPDKS, encoded by the exons ATGTTGTCTGCGAATACCCTGTGTAGATTACGACTCGGTATCGTTTCTCATTCACTTAATGTCACTCGCAGTAAAGCCGCGTTTCATGGTTCGCGGCTCACCGTATATTGTGTCAGTGTAGTGAGCGGGAACCAGCTCACGTTACATGATGCGAGAAGGTCGTTACTCAACCTAAACAAAAAG GTGCAGTCTCACTACCTGTCTATCCGTGGTCTCTCCATGGCGACCCATTCTGACGATGGTAACCTCATTTACACTGGCAACCTGGGCAGTGCTGTTCGAG GGCTAAAGTTATTTTCTTACAGCACAAGTGGTGTCAGCCTTTTTCTCATGCCCCACATCCTCCTGAAGACTGGAGTAGGAGTCCAGAGCATTGCTGTGCAGGCTTTCTGTGGAGGCATTGGCTTCTTCACCTTCCTCACCCCCATCCTCCTTCACCTTGTCACCAAGGGCTACGTCATCCGCCTGTACCACAACCCAGACAGAGATACCTATACTGCCATCACATACAGCATCTTCCTTACTGAGAAAAAGAGCGTGTTTCACCAAAGGCAGGTCAGGATCCCAGCTGTCAGCAAGATGTTCACAACCTTCTATGCCAACCACATGGGCTTGCTGGTAAACCCAGACTTGTTCCCCATCCCTCATGATTACAACCACCTGATGGGCTACGATAAGCCTTTCAAGTTtgacacagacaacatgaaCAGACCTGATAAGAGCTGA